In Candidatus Cloacimonas sp., a genomic segment contains:
- a CDS encoding metalloregulator ArsR/SmtB family transcription factor, translating into MDTQNYLYKSISVEEMEDIKSHIPADEVIQKMAEFFKVFGDGTRLKILSYLSRKELCVADLSLLVQMQQSAVSHQLMLLRLNRLVKYRKEGTTTYYSLDDEHINSIFKVALEHLQEL; encoded by the coding sequence ATGGATACTCAAAACTATCTATATAAAAGCATTTCCGTTGAAGAAATGGAAGATATAAAAAGTCATATTCCCGCCGACGAGGTCATTCAAAAGATGGCTGAGTTTTTTAAGGTCTTTGGAGATGGCACCCGCTTGAAGATATTGTCCTATCTTTCCAGGAAAGAATTGTGTGTAGCGGATTTATCGTTATTAGTGCAGATGCAGCAATCAGCGGTTTCACATCAGCTTATGCTTTTGCGCTTAAATAGATTAGTGAAATATCGCAAAGAGGGCACAACAACCTACTATTCTTTGGATGATGAGCATATTAACAGCATTTTCAAAGTTGCTTTAGAACATTTGCAGGAGCTATAA
- the thrS gene encoding threonine--tRNA ligase: protein MIKITLLDGKTLEYPNPVTPLQVAEDLNPKLAEEAICADVNNQTVDLNRMLDSDATIAFHTFAVEKGKEVFWHSTSHLLAQAVKQLYPEVKLAIGPAIEQGFYYDFDRDEPFTEEDLQKIETRMKELSTKALPYQRTELSKADAIQLFGKMDETYKLELLKDIPDTDIITIYQQGEFVDLCRGPHLPDTGKIKALKLLRTSGAYWRGDEKNKMLKRIYGISFPTEKELAEYLHFLEEAAKRDHRKLGKDLDLFSINDEVGPGLVLWHPKGAMVRHLIEAYWKEQHLKKGYQLVYTPHLGRANLWETSGHLGFYKENMYSKMDIDGQDYYIKPMNCPFHISIYNARQHSYRELPIRLAELGTVYRYERSGVLHGLMRVRGFTQDDAHIICTPEQMNSEVDKLIVFSLEMLKAFGFKEFLIYLSTQPEDCVGAKEDWDKATVSLAESLQKLGLEYKVDEGGGAFYGPKIDIKIKDALGRAWQCTTIQFDFNEPERFDMIYIGADNTAHRPYMIHRAVLGSVERFFATLLEYHSGNLPLWLAPVQIMLIPITDNQLEYAHTIEGQLLEQGFRCELDSRSEKMGYKIREAEKNKIPFMCIIGKNEAENNKVTLRQHTVGDLGSMTIEEATAILRREL, encoded by the coding sequence ATGATAAAAATAACGCTATTAGATGGAAAAACGCTTGAATATCCAAACCCCGTAACACCATTACAGGTTGCGGAAGACCTCAATCCCAAATTAGCGGAAGAGGCAATTTGCGCTGATGTCAATAACCAAACCGTAGATTTAAACCGGATGCTGGATAGTGATGCTACAATAGCTTTTCATACTTTTGCCGTGGAGAAAGGAAAAGAGGTCTTTTGGCACAGCACTTCTCATTTATTGGCACAAGCAGTTAAACAACTATATCCGGAGGTTAAACTTGCCATTGGACCTGCTATAGAACAGGGTTTTTATTATGATTTTGACAGGGATGAACCATTTACAGAAGAGGACTTACAAAAAATTGAAACAAGAATGAAAGAATTAAGCACAAAAGCTCTCCCCTATCAAAGAACGGAATTAAGTAAAGCAGATGCAATACAGCTTTTTGGCAAGATGGATGAAACCTACAAATTGGAACTTCTGAAAGATATTCCCGATACGGATATTATTACCATTTACCAGCAAGGTGAATTTGTAGATCTGTGTCGCGGACCTCATCTTCCAGATACAGGAAAAATTAAAGCCCTAAAATTATTGAGAACTTCGGGTGCATACTGGCGTGGCGATGAAAAAAACAAAATGCTGAAAAGAATCTATGGTATTAGTTTCCCCACGGAAAAAGAGCTTGCCGAATATCTGCATTTTCTGGAGGAAGCAGCAAAACGCGACCACCGGAAATTGGGAAAAGACCTGGATTTGTTTTCTATCAATGATGAAGTTGGCCCAGGTTTGGTGTTATGGCATCCCAAAGGAGCAATGGTGCGTCATTTAATTGAGGCATACTGGAAGGAACAGCATCTTAAAAAAGGTTACCAGCTTGTTTATACTCCTCATTTGGGACGGGCAAATTTATGGGAAACCAGTGGACATCTTGGTTTCTATAAAGAGAATATGTATAGCAAAATGGATATTGATGGACAGGATTATTATATAAAACCGATGAACTGTCCTTTTCATATCAGTATTTATAATGCCAGGCAACATAGCTACAGGGAATTACCTATTCGGCTTGCTGAATTGGGAACTGTTTACAGATATGAGCGTAGCGGAGTTTTACACGGTTTAATGAGGGTGCGTGGTTTCACTCAGGATGATGCGCATATTATTTGTACCCCCGAACAAATGAATAGTGAAGTTGATAAATTGATTGTCTTCTCTCTGGAGATGTTGAAAGCATTTGGCTTCAAGGAGTTCTTAATCTATCTATCTACCCAGCCGGAGGATTGTGTTGGCGCAAAAGAGGATTGGGATAAAGCTACAGTTTCTTTGGCAGAGTCCCTGCAAAAACTCGGCTTGGAATATAAAGTGGATGAAGGAGGCGGTGCTTTTTACGGTCCCAAAATAGATATTAAAATTAAAGATGCTTTGGGAAGAGCATGGCAGTGTACGACTATCCAATTTGACTTTAATGAACCCGAACGCTTTGATATGATATATATTGGTGCCGATAATACTGCTCATAGACCTTATATGATTCATCGGGCAGTGCTGGGTTCAGTAGAAAGGTTTTTTGCTACTCTATTGGAATATCACAGCGGTAATTTACCTTTATGGCTTGCTCCTGTGCAAATTATGCTTATTCCTATCACCGATAATCAATTGGAATATGCGCACACCATTGAAGGACAGCTTTTAGAACAAGGATTCCGTTGTGAATTGGATTCCCGCAGTGAAAAAATGGGCTATAAAATTCGTGAAGCAGAAAAAAACAAAATTCCTTTTATGTGCATCATCGGTAAAAATGAAGCAGAAAATAATAAAGTGACCTTGCGTCAACATACTGTCGGTGATTTGGGCTCTATGACAATAGAAGAAGCTACAGCTATATTAAGAAGAGAACTATGA
- a CDS encoding KpsF/GutQ family sugar-phosphate isomerase produces the protein MNVYEVVTEEMTKEASAIQKVAEQLNKNSLEKAFDLLCKCKGKVVLTGMGKTGIIARKISATLASTGTTSIFLHSAEGIHGDLGMLEPGDVVIAVSNSGNTQELISLIPFLKFNHIPIIAITGEPKSQLAKHSDVVLNCHIPKELEPLGLVPTSSTTVALAVGDALAIALLKYKNFQLQDLARFHPGGVIGKKLLLRVNDLMHSGQELPVIAENAKMSIAIMEMTSKKLGCTAVTDENGKLIGMITDGDLRRQLHLKGNALLSFTAKECMTANPKALKPEVLAIEALNLMETNKITMLPIVDNDNQPVGMLHMHDLITAGVI, from the coding sequence ATGAATGTTTATGAAGTAGTTACGGAAGAGATGACAAAAGAGGCATCCGCTATTCAAAAGGTAGCGGAACAATTAAACAAGAATTCCCTGGAAAAAGCGTTTGATTTGCTTTGTAAATGTAAAGGCAAAGTTGTGCTTACCGGAATGGGAAAAACAGGCATTATTGCCCGCAAAATAAGCGCTACTTTAGCTTCTACGGGAACTACCTCAATTTTTTTACATTCCGCGGAAGGAATTCATGGTGATTTGGGAATGCTGGAGCCGGGGGATGTAGTAATAGCCGTTTCCAATAGTGGAAACACCCAGGAACTGATAAGTTTAATCCCTTTTCTGAAATTCAATCATATTCCGATAATTGCCATAACAGGCGAGCCCAAATCGCAATTGGCAAAACATTCTGATGTTGTGCTGAATTGCCATATTCCCAAAGAATTGGAGCCCTTGGGTTTAGTGCCTACATCCTCCACAACAGTTGCATTGGCAGTTGGTGATGCTTTAGCGATTGCTCTTCTAAAGTATAAGAATTTTCAGCTGCAGGATTTAGCTCGTTTTCATCCAGGCGGAGTAATCGGGAAAAAATTACTTTTGCGGGTAAACGATTTGATGCATAGTGGGCAGGAACTTCCGGTAATTGCGGAAAATGCAAAAATGTCTATAGCAATAATGGAAATGACTTCCAAAAAACTTGGTTGTACCGCGGTTACTGATGAAAATGGAAAACTAATCGGAATGATAACCGATGGTGATTTACGAAGACAATTACATCTTAAGGGCAATGCGCTTTTAAGTTTTACGGCAAAGGAATGTATGACGGCAAACCCCAAAGCGCTAAAACCCGAGGTTTTGGCTATTGAAGCGCTGAATTTAATGGAGACCAATAAAATAACAATGCTTCCTATTGTGGACAATGATAACCAACCGGTGGGAATGTTGCATATGCACGATTTAATAACGGCAGGAGTAATTTAA
- a CDS encoding Na/Pi cotransporter family protein, whose protein sequence is MNLLLIINLIGGLALFLFGINKMSDSLQAVAGTEMRRILKVLINTPLKGVLVGLGVTSLIQSSSATTVMTVGLVNTGIMTLNQAVGVIMGANIGTTITAQLIAFNLGQYAFLFVILGVTLLFIRKSRTMEHWSQIIFGFGLLFVGLNVMSSAVMPLKDSLLMRNLMIKLATNPLLSILIGTALTMLIQSSSASIGIVIVLASTGLIPFEGALYLVFGDNIGTTITAWLAAINSNSTAKRVAMVHTLFNVLGTIIFATLTYLGIYTWFLNRITPGNVFAGQNIARHIANGHTMFNVINTIVFLPFANQLANLACKIIPPDKVETLSLGEPKHLNYTVINNSDLAINQSIKEMREMLRLVRMELLVSYQAFKEKDYKKQMRVSRIEKGIDNLQREITLYLVAVNEKTKAEDIIHKIPALLHTVNDIEKIGDFTEEINKILNDQIISQKHSLAPEFIEMIDALHSKLLYMLDLSIEYLEELKEDFIYKIIEMEGRINETHSYLREEILAKIQKGECDAPGGLNTIDYIDEVEEIADKMKNLVKAGSHKFVYNHNYNKEAEDEEKESETETEM, encoded by the coding sequence ATGAACTTATTGCTAATTATAAACTTGATCGGGGGCTTGGCACTTTTCCTCTTTGGTATCAATAAAATGAGTGATAGCTTACAAGCAGTTGCGGGAACGGAAATGCGCCGCATCTTGAAAGTTCTCATTAACACACCCTTGAAAGGGGTTTTAGTTGGCTTGGGCGTTACCTCTCTCATTCAAAGCAGTTCTGCTACAACCGTGATGACGGTTGGTTTGGTTAATACCGGAATTATGACTTTGAATCAGGCAGTAGGGGTAATTATGGGCGCTAATATTGGAACTACTATTACAGCTCAGTTAATTGCCTTCAATTTAGGTCAATATGCGTTTTTATTTGTAATTTTGGGGGTAACCTTACTTTTCATCCGCAAAAGCAGAACTATGGAACACTGGAGTCAGATTATTTTTGGTTTCGGTTTATTGTTTGTAGGGTTAAATGTTATGTCTTCTGCGGTTATGCCTTTAAAAGATTCCCTTTTAATGCGTAATTTGATGATTAAATTGGCAACTAATCCGTTGCTTAGTATTTTAATAGGAACTGCATTAACAATGTTGATTCAAAGCTCCTCCGCCTCCATTGGAATAGTTATTGTTCTGGCTTCAACCGGATTAATTCCTTTTGAAGGTGCTTTGTATCTTGTTTTTGGAGATAATATAGGGACAACTATTACTGCCTGGTTAGCTGCAATTAATTCAAACAGCACTGCTAAAAGAGTGGCAATGGTGCATACCTTGTTCAATGTTTTGGGTACTATCATTTTTGCTACTTTAACCTATTTGGGTATATATACCTGGTTTTTGAATCGGATAACACCAGGTAATGTTTTTGCCGGACAAAATATCGCTCGGCATATTGCTAATGGGCACACGATGTTCAATGTCATCAATACCATTGTTTTCTTACCTTTTGCTAATCAATTAGCTAATCTTGCCTGTAAAATAATTCCTCCGGATAAAGTAGAGACCCTTTCTTTGGGCGAACCGAAACATTTGAATTATACTGTTATCAATAACTCCGATTTGGCAATAAATCAATCCATCAAAGAAATGCGGGAAATGCTAAGATTAGTGCGTATGGAACTGCTTGTTTCCTATCAGGCATTTAAGGAAAAGGATTACAAAAAACAAATGCGAGTGTCCCGCATTGAAAAGGGAATTGATAATTTGCAACGAGAGATAACGCTATATCTGGTAGCTGTGAATGAAAAGACCAAAGCGGAAGATATTATCCACAAAATTCCTGCCTTACTGCATACCGTTAATGATATTGAAAAAATTGGCGATTTTACGGAAGAAATAAACAAAATCCTGAATGACCAAATTATTTCCCAAAAGCATTCTCTTGCTCCGGAATTTATTGAGATGATAGATGCGCTGCATTCCAAGCTGCTCTATATGTTGGATTTATCTATTGAATACCTGGAGGAACTGAAGGAAGATTTTATCTATAAAATAATTGAGATGGAAGGGCGCATAAACGAAACACACAGCTATCTGCGAGAAGAAATCCTGGCTAAAATTCAAAAAGGTGAATGCGATGCTCCCGGTGGCTTAAATACAATTGATTACATTGATGAGGTGGAAGAAATTGCCGATAAAATGAAGAATTTAGTTAAAGCAGGTAGCCATAAATTCGTGTATAATCATAATTACAATAAAGAAGCTGAAGATGAGGAGAAAGAGAGCGAAACCGAAACGGAAATGTAA
- a CDS encoding acylphosphatase: MPTWELYANGRVQGVGFRYFVWKTASELGIKGYVNNQWDGSVKIVAQADEHLLQAFKQIIAQGNRYAKVRELQIYILESAEKYNDFEIR; encoded by the coding sequence ATGCCTACTTGGGAACTTTATGCAAACGGCAGAGTTCAGGGAGTAGGATTCCGTTATTTTGTGTGGAAGACCGCTTCCGAACTTGGAATTAAAGGTTATGTGAATAACCAGTGGGATGGCTCGGTTAAAATCGTTGCCCAGGCAGATGAACACTTATTGCAGGCATTTAAGCAGATTATTGCCCAAGGAAACAGATATGCTAAAGTGCGTGAACTGCAAATTTATATCCTGGAAAGTGCAGAAAAATATAATGATTTTGAAATTAGATAG
- a CDS encoding LysM peptidoglycan-binding domain-containing protein, whose amino-acid sequence MILKLDRYLWLLVMQILLIYPLGLFPADQMHTVKKGDTLYSLSKRYGTTVDDLKRLNKLADNNLAIGQKLIVKKDTEKAKPAVPSISTPTSPPQSPPVLTPANISPPASVVQVPDDYYYTVKAGDNLYRIAVNNSITLGELLAWNNFANSSVAIHPGDKLIIKNPATASDTKKTKEEPVPTAPAPAINAPEVTNPAQEDTVLIERVYIVQKKDTLFRIATNNSMTVDELMQLNNLSSPDIKVGQKLYLSGKPRTESPSSPTDILTEEELMKREKIRDDIIMPVAGKVISEYGLRNGRPHKGIDLGAKAGTPIYAVLDGTVVYSGVQGSYGNVIVIEHPDFVMTVYAHNEKNLVNVNDVVKQGQQIATVGATGNAQGNHLHFEYRLKGKAINPRKVLPLP is encoded by the coding sequence ATGATTTTGAAATTAGATAGATACCTTTGGCTGCTGGTAATGCAGATTTTACTGATTTACCCTTTGGGTTTGTTCCCGGCAGACCAAATGCATACCGTTAAAAAAGGGGATACGCTGTATTCGCTCAGTAAGCGTTATGGCACAACTGTAGATGACTTAAAACGCCTGAATAAATTAGCGGATAATAACCTTGCTATCGGGCAAAAACTAATTGTGAAAAAGGATACGGAAAAAGCTAAACCTGCTGTTCCGAGTATTTCAACACCTACTTCCCCACCTCAAAGTCCTCCTGTTTTAACTCCTGCAAATATTTCGCCTCCCGCGTCTGTAGTTCAAGTTCCGGATGATTATTACTACACTGTAAAAGCAGGGGATAACCTCTACCGGATAGCGGTTAATAATAGCATTACCTTAGGTGAGCTCCTTGCCTGGAATAATTTTGCCAATAGTTCAGTGGCTATTCACCCGGGTGATAAACTGATAATCAAGAATCCTGCTACTGCTTCAGATACGAAGAAAACAAAAGAAGAACCGGTTCCAACTGCTCCTGCTCCTGCAATTAATGCTCCTGAAGTTACAAATCCTGCCCAAGAAGATACAGTGCTTATTGAAAGAGTTTATATCGTGCAAAAGAAAGATACTTTATTCCGAATTGCCACAAACAATTCAATGACCGTTGATGAATTGATGCAATTGAATAATCTCTCTTCCCCCGATATAAAAGTGGGGCAAAAATTATATCTTTCCGGTAAACCGCGTACAGAATCACCATCTTCGCCAACAGATATTTTAACGGAAGAAGAACTGATGAAACGGGAAAAAATTAGAGATGATATAATAATGCCTGTGGCGGGAAAAGTTATTTCGGAATATGGTTTGCGCAATGGACGTCCCCATAAAGGCATAGATTTGGGGGCTAAAGCTGGAACTCCGATATATGCAGTTTTGGATGGAACTGTTGTTTATTCGGGAGTTCAGGGTTCTTACGGTAATGTTATTGTTATTGAACATCCCGATTTTGTAATGACGGTTTATGCTCATAACGAGAAGAATCTGGTGAATGTGAATGATGTAGTGAAACAGGGTCAACAAATCGCTACAGTTGGCGCCACCGGTAATGCGCAGGGTAATCATTTACATTTTGAATACCGTTTAAAAGGCAAAGCTATCAACCCCCGTAAAGTTCTTCCTTTACCCTAA
- a CDS encoding RNA polymerase sigma factor RpoD/SigA, which yields MSQKESVFTDKALQNYLNEISKFKTLSRKEEHDLAIKAKNGDMEAMNKLIQANLKFVVKIASRYQNRGLSLSELISEGNIGLIKAIEKFDPDKDIKLISYAIWWIKQRIMLAVSEKSSLIRVPMGKSSAAHRVKVTQDRYFSETGELATTGELSEKMNITEKTIDNLQNQIPETSSIDDILATSENQDFTAKDLLEDKDNLDPQSLYYQERMQKKIQNAISKLDAREADIIRNYFGLNESHESRNFAQIAERLGLSRERVRQIQKEALKKIMREIKPEEDEFVDRFLEKYHN from the coding sequence ATGAGCCAGAAAGAAAGTGTTTTTACGGATAAAGCACTGCAAAATTATCTGAACGAGATTTCCAAATTTAAAACTTTAAGTCGTAAAGAAGAACACGACCTTGCCATAAAGGCAAAAAACGGAGATATGGAGGCAATGAACAAATTGATTCAGGCAAACCTGAAATTTGTGGTTAAAATTGCCTCCCGCTATCAAAACAGGGGGTTATCTCTTTCCGAACTGATCAGCGAAGGCAATATCGGTTTAATTAAAGCTATAGAGAAATTTGACCCAGATAAGGATATTAAGCTTATTTCTTATGCTATCTGGTGGATTAAACAAAGAATTATGCTTGCTGTTAGTGAAAAGAGTTCTTTAATTCGCGTTCCGATGGGTAAATCCAGCGCTGCACACAGGGTTAAAGTAACCCAGGATAGATATTTTTCGGAAACGGGTGAATTAGCGACTACCGGTGAATTAAGTGAGAAAATGAATATTACCGAAAAGACCATAGACAACTTGCAAAACCAAATACCCGAAACCAGCTCTATTGACGATATTCTTGCCACTTCCGAGAATCAGGATTTCACCGCTAAAGATTTACTGGAAGATAAAGATAACTTAGACCCGCAAAGTTTATACTACCAGGAACGGATGCAGAAAAAAATCCAAAATGCCATCAGTAAACTGGATGCCCGCGAAGCGGATATTATCCGGAACTATTTTGGTTTGAATGAATCCCACGAATCCCGTAATTTTGCCCAAATAGCTGAAAGATTAGGTCTATCTCGGGAAAGAGTGCGTCAAATTCAGAAGGAAGCATTAAAAAAGATAATGCGGGAAATCAAACCTGAAGAAGATGAATTTGTAGATAGATTTTTGGAGAAATATCACAATTAA
- a CDS encoding phosphate acyltransferase has product MFKNFAEMLNYVKQNRKGTALIAGAQIESALEAAVLAKKECLCESILIGDKIEILRLLQQIAPENTDSFTIIDTCSDLKRAAETAVSLAREGKGDLILKGKMESSVILKAALDKEKGLKVSEVISDVFVYEHPEGLKIQTDGGINILPELNEKIAMVKNAVLVAHALGNPNPKVAMICAIETVNPKMPATIDAALIAKMNERGQIPGCLIEGPLAFDNAVDKEAARIKGLTSEVAGAADILVFPNIETGNVHGKMLTYYCHYRIAHVTIGTKVPILIPSRADTGETKMLCLALALATMSQ; this is encoded by the coding sequence ATGTTCAAAAACTTCGCTGAAATGCTAAACTATGTAAAACAAAACCGAAAAGGAACCGCACTTATAGCCGGAGCTCAAATTGAATCAGCTCTGGAAGCAGCTGTTTTGGCAAAAAAAGAATGCCTGTGCGAAAGCATTCTGATAGGTGATAAAATAGAGATTTTACGCTTATTGCAACAAATAGCTCCGGAAAATACAGATTCCTTTACCATTATTGATACCTGCAGTGATTTGAAAAGAGCTGCAGAAACAGCTGTTTCTTTAGCCAGAGAAGGAAAGGGTGATTTGATATTAAAAGGTAAAATGGAATCCTCCGTTATCCTGAAAGCTGCATTGGATAAGGAAAAGGGCTTGAAAGTAAGCGAGGTTATTTCCGATGTTTTTGTTTATGAACATCCCGAAGGATTAAAAATTCAAACCGATGGCGGGATTAATATCCTTCCGGAATTGAACGAAAAAATAGCCATGGTTAAAAATGCTGTCCTCGTAGCTCATGCCTTGGGTAATCCGAATCCCAAAGTAGCTATGATTTGCGCTATAGAGACAGTCAATCCCAAAATGCCGGCTACTATTGATGCTGCTTTAATTGCCAAAATGAATGAAAGAGGTCAAATTCCTGGTTGCCTCATAGAAGGTCCTTTAGCTTTTGATAATGCTGTGGATAAAGAAGCTGCACGCATCAAAGGGCTCACTTCAGAAGTTGCGGGAGCAGCGGATATTTTAGTTTTCCCCAATATTGAAACAGGAAATGTGCATGGCAAAATGCTCACCTACTATTGTCACTATAGAATAGCACATGTAACCATCGGAACTAAAGTTCCCATTCTGATTCCTTCGCGTGCCGATACCGGTGAAACCAAGATGCTATGTTTGGCTCTTGCTTTAGCCACAATGTCTCAATAA
- a CDS encoding 23S rRNA (pseudouridine(1915)-N(3))-methyltransferase RlmH codes for MKLTLLQIGKTKDKWLEEGIAEYRKRISAFAKLELIELPDESIKHSGNAESVKAKEAVTILKYLKPEDYVILLDEKGGPKNSLEFADFLLSLSDKSKIVFVIGGVFGVDASIRERANFTMALSSLTFTHRLARLVLCEQIYRALTIINNRNYHK; via the coding sequence ATGAAATTAACTCTGCTGCAAATAGGAAAAACGAAAGATAAATGGCTGGAAGAAGGGATTGCGGAATACCGGAAAAGAATTTCGGCTTTTGCCAAACTGGAGCTGATAGAATTGCCCGATGAAAGCATCAAACATAGTGGTAACGCAGAAAGCGTGAAAGCCAAAGAAGCCGTTACTATCTTGAAATATCTCAAGCCCGAGGACTATGTTATTTTGTTAGATGAAAAAGGCGGCCCCAAAAATTCCCTTGAATTTGCAGATTTTCTGCTTAGTTTATCTGATAAGAGTAAAATAGTTTTTGTTATCGGTGGCGTCTTTGGTGTGGATGCCTCTATTCGTGAACGGGCTAATTTTACTATGGCTCTTTCATCTTTAACTTTTACACATCGCCTTGCACGGTTAGTTCTTTGTGAACAGATTTACCGGGCATTGACGATAATAAACAACCGCAACTATCATAAATAA
- a CDS encoding OadG-related small transporter subunit, translated as MIPETLSTMQNVKTALEILVQGMLGIFIFMAVFYLLIFALEHFFRPKEK; from the coding sequence ATGATACCGGAAACATTATCTACTATGCAAAATGTAAAAACAGCCCTGGAAATTCTGGTGCAGGGTATGCTGGGAATATTTATCTTTATGGCAGTGTTTTATCTGCTGATATTTGCCTTGGAGCATTTCTTCAGACCTAAGGAAAAGTAA